A window of Chitinophaga sp. MM2321 contains these coding sequences:
- a CDS encoding BACON domain-containing protein, with product MITGTTIRTISTLFIMAIIIVFSSCRKDEMPAKPQPSPFTASIDGSTTFPATGGTANIVISAGADGWWVTVPATEKSWCVIKKIYGSGDFTVPVTIAENTTGTARRVAVTVSPTFGLPPVELVFEQQ from the coding sequence ATGATAACTGGAACGACCATACGTACTATCAGTACACTTTTTATAATGGCGATAATAATTGTATTTTCGTCCTGCCGGAAAGATGAGATGCCTGCAAAGCCGCAACCATCACCATTTACGGCCAGTATTGACGGAAGCACAACCTTTCCTGCCACCGGCGGTACGGCGAATATCGTTATCAGCGCAGGCGCTGACGGCTGGTGGGTAACCGTTCCCGCCACAGAAAAAAGCTGGTGTGTGATAAAGAAAATATATGGCTCCGGCGATTTTACCGTACCGGTAACAATAGCGGAAAATACCACAGGCACAGCACGCAGGGTAGCCGTAACCGTGAGTCCTACTTTTGGCCTGCCACCGGTGGAACTGGTATTTGAGCAACAATAA
- a CDS encoding sulfatase yields MTGLRKAGLVTALAIAGLAPACNHLFAQDKAGSHKKTNIIIIVSDDHAYQAISAYGGKLAETPNIDRIAREGAIFNNACVTNSICGPSRAVILTGKYSHKNGFKDNLSTFNSGQDVFVKRLQAAGYQTAWIGKWHLGSKPQGFNYWQILPDQGMYYNPDFLMMDGSTKRVEGYATNIITDVAEDWLSGRDTTKPFCMVIGHKATHRTWIPDTTDLGKYDDRTFPLPDSFYDTYEGRYAAKHQDMNIAHTMRLGYDLKMMPDTGFGKGNYTRLNKAQRARFDAYYKPIEAELAAKHLSGNALTEWKFQRYLKDYLSTAAALDRNIGRILDYLDEHHLTENTMIVYLSDQGFYMGEHGWFDKRFMYEESLRTPMVMRYPGVVKPGTKINDFVLNLDIAPTCLDVAGVKAPAAMQGKSFLPVVTHTVNNWRKTVYYHYYESGEHSVIPHFGVKTQRYKLIRFYQDADKWELYDLQKDPHEMHNLYGEKGYEKIQTSLKTQLTAEIKHYDDKDAALVMKQNI; encoded by the coding sequence ATGACAGGTTTAAGAAAAGCAGGGCTGGTGACAGCCCTCGCTATAGCAGGACTGGCGCCCGCGTGTAATCATCTTTTTGCACAGGACAAAGCAGGCAGTCACAAAAAAACGAATATCATTATCATCGTGTCAGATGATCATGCCTACCAGGCTATCAGCGCCTACGGCGGCAAGCTGGCGGAAACGCCGAATATAGACAGGATAGCCCGCGAAGGCGCTATCTTCAATAATGCCTGCGTCACCAATTCTATCTGTGGTCCCAGCAGGGCCGTGATCCTCACCGGCAAATACAGTCACAAGAACGGTTTCAAAGACAACCTCTCCACCTTCAACAGCGGGCAGGATGTATTTGTAAAACGGTTGCAGGCAGCAGGCTATCAAACAGCGTGGATAGGGAAGTGGCATCTGGGTAGCAAACCGCAGGGATTTAACTACTGGCAGATATTACCGGACCAGGGAATGTATTATAATCCCGACTTCCTCATGATGGATGGCAGCACCAAAAGAGTAGAAGGCTACGCCACCAACATCATTACGGATGTAGCAGAGGACTGGTTGTCGGGTCGCGATACCACAAAACCTTTCTGCATGGTGATAGGCCACAAAGCCACACACCGCACCTGGATACCTGATACCACCGACCTGGGCAAATATGATGACCGTACTTTCCCCCTGCCGGATAGTTTCTATGATACCTACGAAGGCCGTTATGCAGCCAAGCATCAGGACATGAACATCGCACATACCATGCGTTTGGGTTATGACCTGAAAATGATGCCGGACACCGGTTTTGGCAAGGGTAACTACACCCGTCTCAACAAAGCGCAGCGCGCCCGGTTCGATGCTTACTATAAACCTATTGAAGCAGAACTGGCAGCAAAACATCTCAGTGGCAACGCACTCACCGAATGGAAGTTTCAACGCTACCTGAAAGATTACCTGAGCACCGCCGCTGCCCTCGACAGAAACATCGGCCGCATCCTGGACTACCTGGACGAACATCATCTCACCGAAAATACGATGATCGTTTACTTGTCAGATCAGGGTTTTTATATGGGCGAACATGGATGGTTTGATAAAAGGTTTATGTATGAAGAGTCGCTCCGCACACCAATGGTGATGCGTTATCCCGGTGTGGTAAAGCCAGGCACAAAGATCAACGACTTTGTACTCAACCTGGATATTGCGCCCACCTGCCTGGACGTTGCAGGGGTGAAAGCACCGGCAGCTATGCAAGGGAAATCTTTCTTACCGGTAGTTACACACACCGTTAATAACTGGCGTAAAACAGTATACTATCATTATTATGAAAGCGGCGAACACTCCGTTATCCCGCATTTTGGTGTCAAAACACAGCGGTATAAACTGATCCGCTTCTACCAGGATGCTGATAAGTGGGAACTATACGACCTGCAAAAAGATCCCCATGAAATGCATAACCTGTATGGAGAGAAAGGATACGAAAAAATACAGACCTCCCTCAAAACCCAACTGACAGCAGAAATAAAACACTATGATGATAAGGACGCAGCTCTTGTAATGAAGCAAAATATTTAG
- a CDS encoding RNA polymerase sigma-70 factor: protein MAIYQTLSDNELLVLLKKDEEAAFTEIYNRYWETLFAIAYNRVKEIQVAQDIVQDLFTSLWLNRHKTALLSLRNYLATAIKYLALAHLRKTDRAGICTNEADVPLATAATVENDLHYKYLLQLLREETNQLPEKCKLIFKYSREDSMTVAEIARQLNISPRTVETQISKALRHLRKSFKSKVANLFCWF from the coding sequence ATGGCTATATACCAAACACTATCAGATAATGAGTTATTGGTGTTACTTAAAAAGGATGAGGAAGCTGCCTTTACCGAGATTTATAACCGATATTGGGAAACGCTTTTTGCCATCGCCTATAACCGTGTTAAAGAAATACAGGTAGCCCAGGATATTGTGCAGGATCTGTTCACCAGTCTTTGGCTCAACCGGCATAAAACAGCATTGTTATCTTTAAGAAATTACCTGGCTACTGCTATCAAGTACTTGGCCCTGGCCCATCTGCGTAAAACAGACCGGGCTGGCATCTGTACAAATGAAGCAGATGTGCCGCTTGCTACCGCTGCTACAGTAGAAAACGACCTCCATTATAAATACCTGCTGCAATTATTACGGGAAGAAACCAACCAGTTGCCCGAAAAATGTAAACTGATATTCAAATACAGCCGGGAAGACAGCATGACGGTGGCCGAAATTGCCCGTCAGCTGAATATATCACCCCGTACCGTTGAAACCCAGATCTCCAAAGCATTGCGCCATCTCCGCAAATCATTTAAAAGCAAGGTTGCCAACCTTTTTTGCTGGTTCTGA
- a CDS encoding TonB-dependent receptor: protein MQLTVLWKFLLQVRRFPNAQTLLSMKLTVVLLLAATLQVTASAYAQRITLSVKDAPLETVFRDIRTQTGYLFLYSRQMLDNANKVNIQVRNATIEEVLRMSFRDQPLEYTILNKNVIVRKATAKPLSEVALLPVATKVTGKVYDVSGKPLIGATVKIKNSNLGAGTDANGQYTIEAPEDAVLVFSFIGYQTKEVAVAGKSVIDVILQVAESNLDQVVVVGYGTQKKVNLTGAIETLDLEDIKSRPLTNASLALQGKVAGAFISQNSGQPGHDNAEIRIRGVGTFNNASPLVIIDGIEAGLNDVNPKDIATISVLKDAASAAIYGNRAANGVILITTKRGKQDKLNVEYTGYYGQQRVTSMPKVLQGLDYLELKAEAYKNTNERYPTWYTDKYMDNYRNNVDPIMFPLDFDWVSALFKPAGMHDHYVSVSGGSKTFQHATSIGYLDQDGIAIGNNTKKLTFRSNLSSSFLQDHLRINIQVSGHEQTIDDLVDGMSSAIYFAYIAPPTIRMEVPGVGYSNYGYSYGAKAAGGLNQIKSGPLNLRGSVALNVVKGLEVNVSYGIYKSFWQQKIFRPTVQLQALNDDGSVVLPTPRVSDLSLNRSESITKTFNAYTNYTKNIRGGHNISAMVGFESREFNTGNYGLSRTNLSVNLPQFDFGDPTTQLNNSGASSIAWLSQFGRLGYNYKGKYLVETNLRYDGSSRFEKKWGLFPSVSAGWRISEEPFMKNNFPVINNLKFRTSWGRLGNESIGQYYAASDELSLNLLMNFNNQLVSAGAVTKLANRNTSWETAEQYNWGLDFDILNSKFSGSVDYFIKNTYNILMQIPVSSTLGLTTTPYQNVGKMRNKGIEMNVKYTGSLGPVGLNVNVMASHVQNRVSDLAGRNPIINGDLIWKEGYPYNSFYGFQTEGIYQSQEEINNHLIVKNKDGDQVNAYAGLIPVPGDIRFKDQITEDTNGDGIPDSRDGVINEDDKVIMGKSYPDWTFSSTFAFDWKGFDISLFFQGVYGINSLNQGMVTAPFHGGEANTGAWYKDGWTAEHPSKTIQRVYSDPSRFSIVSGYYLEDASYLRLKNVEVGYTLSDQWIRKIGLNPGNSRLRVYANIQNAITWTRMRFGFDPEKPAGIVNTLQYPQTRIYSMGVNVKF from the coding sequence ATGCAATTAACTGTTCTTTGGAAATTCCTGCTTCAGGTAAGGCGGTTTCCAAATGCCCAAACACTGTTGAGTATGAAGCTAACGGTTGTTCTATTGCTGGCCGCCACCCTCCAGGTAACTGCCAGCGCCTATGCACAACGGATCACTTTATCCGTTAAAGATGCACCCCTTGAAACTGTTTTCAGGGATATCCGCACACAAACAGGATACCTGTTTTTGTATAGCAGGCAGATGTTGGATAATGCCAATAAGGTAAATATCCAGGTCAGAAATGCCACTATTGAAGAGGTGTTACGAATGTCTTTTAGAGATCAACCCCTGGAGTACACCATCCTGAATAAAAATGTTATTGTACGGAAAGCAACTGCGAAACCTCTGTCTGAGGTGGCATTGCTGCCGGTAGCAACAAAGGTAACCGGCAAGGTGTACGATGTATCCGGGAAACCATTGATCGGCGCTACGGTGAAAATAAAGAACAGTAACCTCGGCGCAGGAACCGATGCCAACGGACAATACACCATAGAAGCCCCCGAAGATGCTGTGTTGGTTTTCTCTTTCATCGGCTATCAGACAAAGGAGGTAGCCGTTGCAGGAAAATCCGTGATCGATGTAATCCTGCAGGTAGCTGAAAGTAACCTGGACCAGGTAGTGGTAGTGGGATATGGTACACAGAAAAAAGTTAATCTCACCGGTGCTATTGAAACATTAGACCTGGAAGATATAAAAAGCAGACCGCTCACCAATGCCAGCCTGGCATTGCAGGGTAAGGTGGCCGGTGCTTTCATCTCTCAGAATTCAGGACAACCCGGCCACGATAACGCCGAGATCCGGATAAGGGGAGTAGGTACCTTCAATAACGCATCCCCCCTGGTGATTATTGATGGTATTGAAGCCGGTTTAAATGATGTGAACCCCAAGGATATTGCCACGATCTCGGTTTTGAAAGATGCCGCTTCGGCAGCGATATATGGTAACAGGGCTGCCAATGGCGTGATATTGATCACCACCAAACGGGGTAAACAGGATAAGCTGAATGTAGAGTACACCGGGTATTACGGACAGCAACGGGTCACCTCCATGCCAAAGGTACTCCAGGGGCTTGACTACCTGGAATTGAAAGCTGAAGCCTATAAGAATACCAATGAACGTTATCCCACATGGTATACCGATAAATACATGGATAATTACAGAAATAATGTTGATCCCATCATGTTTCCATTGGACTTTGACTGGGTAAGTGCACTATTCAAACCAGCAGGCATGCACGATCATTATGTGTCTGTTTCCGGTGGCTCAAAAACCTTTCAGCATGCCACTTCTATCGGCTACCTGGACCAGGATGGTATTGCCATTGGTAATAACACCAAAAAGCTGACCTTCCGCTCCAACCTTTCTTCCAGTTTTTTACAGGATCACCTGCGCATTAATATCCAGGTATCAGGTCATGAACAAACAATAGATGACCTGGTAGATGGGATGAGCAGCGCCATCTATTTTGCATACATAGCACCACCTACTATCAGAATGGAAGTACCGGGCGTAGGCTATAGCAACTATGGCTATAGTTACGGCGCAAAAGCGGCAGGAGGGCTTAATCAGATCAAGTCCGGCCCGCTCAACCTGAGAGGATCGGTAGCACTGAATGTGGTAAAAGGATTGGAAGTGAATGTCTCCTATGGTATCTACAAATCGTTCTGGCAACAAAAAATATTCCGGCCTACTGTACAACTCCAGGCGCTGAATGATGATGGCTCCGTTGTTTTACCTACTCCGCGGGTATCTGACCTGTCTTTAAACCGGTCAGAATCTATTACCAAAACGTTCAACGCCTATACGAACTATACCAAAAACATTAGAGGCGGTCACAATATTTCAGCTATGGTTGGTTTTGAATCCAGGGAATTTAATACCGGCAACTACGGCCTTTCCCGCACCAACTTATCTGTAAATCTTCCCCAGTTCGATTTTGGCGACCCTACAACACAACTCAATAACAGCGGCGCTTCCTCCATTGCATGGCTTTCACAGTTTGGAAGACTGGGCTATAACTACAAAGGAAAATACCTGGTGGAAACAAATTTACGCTATGATGGCAGCTCCCGGTTTGAAAAGAAATGGGGACTTTTCCCTTCTGTTTCTGCCGGATGGAGAATATCAGAGGAACCATTTATGAAAAACAATTTTCCTGTCATCAACAACCTGAAGTTCCGTACTTCCTGGGGACGGTTGGGTAATGAAAGTATAGGTCAATATTATGCAGCTTCTGATGAACTCAGTCTCAACTTACTGATGAATTTCAATAACCAGTTGGTGTCCGCCGGCGCCGTTACCAAACTCGCCAACCGGAATACCTCGTGGGAAACAGCCGAGCAATATAACTGGGGACTTGATTTCGATATACTCAACAGCAAGTTTTCCGGTAGTGTGGATTATTTTATCAAGAACACCTATAACATCCTGATGCAGATTCCTGTTTCCAGTACGTTGGGATTGACCACCACGCCGTATCAGAACGTAGGAAAAATGAGGAACAAGGGTATTGAGATGAATGTGAAATACACCGGCAGTCTCGGCCCCGTAGGATTGAATGTAAACGTTATGGCATCACATGTGCAGAACCGGGTATCAGACCTGGCAGGACGTAATCCTATTATCAATGGCGATCTTATCTGGAAAGAAGGCTATCCCTATAATTCATTTTATGGTTTCCAGACAGAAGGTATATACCAGTCGCAGGAAGAAATCAATAACCACCTGATTGTTAAAAATAAGGATGGCGACCAGGTGAATGCATATGCGGGTTTGATTCCAGTACCAGGTGATATCCGGTTTAAAGATCAGATAACTGAAGATACCAACGGAGACGGTATTCCTGATTCAAGGGATGGGGTTATCAACGAAGACGACAAAGTGATTATGGGAAAATCGTATCCCGACTGGACCTTCTCTTCCACTTTTGCATTTGACTGGAAAGGCTTCGATATCTCCTTGTTCTTTCAGGGGGTGTATGGTATAAACTCGCTTAACCAGGGAATGGTAACCGCACCGTTTCACGGCGGCGAAGCCAACACCGGCGCCTGGTACAAGGATGGCTGGACAGCAGAACATCCAAGTAAAACCATCCAGCGCGTATACAGCGATCCATCAAGATTCTCCATTGTTTCCGGTTATTACCTGGAGGATGCTTCTTACCTGCGCTTGAAAAATGTGGAAGTAGGGTATACATTATCCGATCAGTGGATAAGAAAGATTGGCTTGAATCCCGGCAATTCCAGGCTGAGGGTCTATGCGAATATCCAGAACGCCATTACCTGGACCAGGATGCGGTTTGGCTTTGATCCTGAAAAGCCTGCCGGGATTGTGAATACACTGCAATATCCCCAGACACGTATTTATTCAATGGGTGTAAATGTTAAATTTTAA
- a CDS encoding FecR domain-containing protein, with the protein MQIPEQLRKAIDNYLAGMATPLEKQQVNDWFYAFHDEEVEVPADVADLRLQLQESMRAGIRASIQQHEKAAKPALVIFLWKHRWIAAASILFLACSSYFYFNRTVSSDGMAATAHKTNFHMHDVAPGGNKAVLILADGSNIVLDSARNGTLIQQGKTKISKPEDGRLTYSPGQSGTAEILYNTIATPRGGEYELVLADGTKVWMNAASSLHFPTTFHGKERRVVLTGEAYFEVAKNPDMPFKVTVNDMEVAVLGTHFNVNAYTDENSIRTTLLEGAVKVTATAASTGQQPMLLKPGQQAQVNKEGQLQLVKNVNVDVATAWKNGRFEFDDNSLPSVMRQITRWYNVDVVYEGNIPDISFSGAISRQENVSQVLTMLELTHMIRFRLEGKTIHIMR; encoded by the coding sequence ATGCAAATACCTGAACAACTCAGAAAAGCAATTGATAATTACCTGGCTGGCATGGCCACACCACTTGAAAAACAGCAGGTGAATGACTGGTTTTATGCTTTCCATGATGAAGAAGTGGAGGTGCCGGCCGATGTGGCCGATCTGCGGCTGCAACTACAGGAAAGTATGAGAGCGGGCATCCGTGCGTCCATACAGCAACATGAAAAGGCGGCAAAACCTGCCCTGGTTATATTTCTCTGGAAACACCGCTGGATCGCTGCTGCCAGCATCCTGTTCCTTGCCTGCAGCAGCTATTTTTATTTTAACCGCACCGTTTCTTCTGACGGCATGGCTGCAACAGCCCACAAGACAAATTTCCATATGCATGATGTGGCGCCGGGTGGCAATAAAGCCGTATTGATACTTGCAGACGGCAGCAACATTGTACTGGACAGTGCACGAAACGGCACCCTGATACAACAGGGCAAAACAAAAATATCCAAGCCGGAAGATGGCCGGCTGACTTATAGCCCCGGTCAAAGCGGCACAGCAGAAATACTCTACAATACCATTGCTACGCCCCGTGGCGGTGAATACGAACTCGTGCTGGCCGATGGCACCAAAGTATGGATGAATGCTGCTTCTTCCCTGCATTTTCCTACCACATTTCATGGTAAAGAAAGAAGAGTGGTGCTAACAGGGGAAGCCTATTTCGAAGTGGCTAAAAACCCGGATATGCCATTTAAGGTAACCGTAAATGATATGGAAGTAGCCGTGTTGGGTACACATTTTAACGTCAATGCCTATACGGATGAAAACAGCATCCGGACCACCCTGCTGGAAGGGGCCGTGAAAGTAACTGCAACAGCTGCTTCCACCGGTCAGCAACCCATGTTGCTTAAGCCGGGACAGCAGGCGCAGGTAAATAAAGAAGGGCAGCTGCAGCTGGTTAAAAACGTGAATGTAGATGTTGCTACCGCCTGGAAAAATGGTCGCTTTGAATTCGATGATAATTCTTTACCGTCTGTTATGCGCCAGATTACAAGATGGTATAATGTAGACGTAGTGTATGAAGGAAACATACCGGATATCAGTTTTTCCGGCGCTATCTCCCGCCAGGAGAATGTGTCACAGGTCTTAACTATGTTGGAACTGACACATATGATCCGTTTCAGGCTGGAGGGAAAAACCATCCATATCATGCGCTGA